One segment of Novipirellula artificiosorum DNA contains the following:
- a CDS encoding LysE family transporter, translating into MFVLAETPLAASDWKGRCDGTMLTFFVSAIAISLSGVMAPGPITAATLAAGARHRHAGAMIALGHAVVEVPLILLLVFGASNFLDSPTARAVIGLTGGAVLLLMGLQLLLSLRQKNNLVEAPVQRHPLVIGIVLTAANPYFLVWWATVGLTLATEALTLGIVVLALFTIVHWLCDLGWLEVLSMAGFKGSEIFGERAQFVVSAVCGVVLLGFGGKFLYDASLVFPFHSLLGTH; encoded by the coding sequence TTGTTTGTATTGGCCGAGACCCCACTCGCAGCCAGCGATTGGAAGGGACGATGTGACGGGACCATGTTGACCTTCTTTGTTTCCGCAATCGCGATCTCTCTCTCGGGCGTGATGGCTCCAGGGCCTATCACCGCGGCGACATTGGCCGCAGGTGCTCGGCATCGACACGCTGGGGCGATGATTGCCCTTGGACACGCCGTCGTCGAGGTTCCGCTCATTCTGCTGCTCGTCTTTGGCGCTTCCAACTTTCTTGATTCACCCACGGCAAGGGCGGTCATTGGTCTGACGGGTGGAGCGGTACTACTGCTGATGGGGCTGCAACTTCTCCTGAGCCTCCGACAGAAGAACAACCTCGTCGAAGCTCCCGTTCAACGACATCCTCTGGTCATTGGTATCGTTCTAACCGCAGCCAATCCTTACTTCCTGGTCTGGTGGGCGACGGTGGGGCTGACCCTGGCAACCGAGGCATTGACGCTCGGCATCGTCGTCTTGGCGCTGTTCACGATCGTCCACTGGTTATGCGACCTGGGATGGTTGGAAGTCTTGTCCATGGCGGGATTCAAAGGCTCCGAGATCTTTGGGGAGCGTGCCCAATTTGTGGTCTCTGCCGTCTGTGGAGTCGTGTTGCTGGGTTTCGGGGGCAAGTTTCTATATGACGCAAGCCTGGTGTTCCCCTTCCATTCGCTGCTGGGAACTCACTGA
- a CDS encoding DUF1571 domain-containing protein, translating to MTLCWFRISCVFAPTLMALALSLSAMAVEPETTSDPDTSAHPLASTIRFAKSHSQYIREAVQDYSCSIAKRERIDGELQPYHYIRAKVRCGQRQQDRLVEPMAVFLQYRAPKHLKDRRVLYIEGKNDGMMLVRKGGNVMKYLQLTVDPDSRSARRDSNYPITDFGLDRVIDRLVGQAEKDIENDPTASNTQVSYFRNAKVKDRVCTHIRVTHPASGDGFGFHTANLYIDDELHVPIRLVVHGWPTRADEPPPLNEEYNYMNLRLNVGLTDADFSESHLETLPSQPSEWAAP from the coding sequence ATGACATTGTGTTGGTTCCGGATCTCCTGCGTGTTTGCACCAACGTTGATGGCGTTGGCACTCAGTCTTTCCGCGATGGCGGTGGAACCTGAGACAACATCAGACCCCGACACGTCGGCTCATCCACTTGCTTCAACCATCCGCTTTGCGAAATCGCACAGTCAGTACATACGCGAAGCTGTCCAGGACTATTCCTGCTCAATTGCAAAACGCGAGCGGATCGATGGTGAGTTACAGCCCTACCATTACATTCGAGCCAAGGTTCGCTGTGGCCAACGACAGCAGGATCGTCTGGTGGAACCCATGGCCGTCTTCTTGCAGTATCGGGCGCCGAAGCATCTGAAAGATCGCCGCGTCCTCTACATCGAGGGCAAGAACGATGGGATGATGCTGGTGCGAAAGGGCGGGAACGTCATGAAGTATTTGCAGCTGACGGTCGATCCAGACAGCAGGTCGGCGAGGCGGGATAGCAACTACCCCATTACAGACTTTGGTTTAGACAGGGTGATCGATCGTCTTGTAGGGCAAGCCGAAAAAGACATCGAGAACGACCCCACGGCTTCAAACACGCAGGTGTCCTACTTTCGCAATGCAAAGGTCAAGGACCGAGTTTGCACTCACATTCGAGTGACTCATCCCGCGTCGGGTGATGGGTTTGGTTTTCACACAGCCAACCTCTACATCGACGACGAATTGCATGTGCCCATTCGGCTCGTCGTCCATGGCTGGCCGACGCGTGCCGATGAACCGCCACCACTGAACGAAGAGTACAACTACATGAACCTACGGCTAAATGTCGGGTTGACGGACGCTGATTTTAGCGAGTCACATCTCGAGACCCTGCCAAGCCAGCCTTCAGAGTGGGCGGCCCCATAA
- a CDS encoding mechanosensitive ion channel family protein, producing the protein MIRFGVTVLCIAFLSDIGRAQEAMLPHPLEPSDTSTPSATLNSLIDSCNELQQLVIDGAVVEERETEVLPTTERILDCLDLGALPTELRGTAGIQSALFLKEVLDRIDLPDDVDIPTAGPELDQAGTPFRWQIPGTRLAIASPEQRSRPNTFLFTPETVRRAAEFYRVAKRLPYRDTGRSVSPGLYDAYTAATKKQPTQSTDTSSPRGTLTLFLDSCNELYLLIQKQRYIKRADPEIQRLGQRIISCLDRSQLPDYSRDYYDAEAAVCLKEVLDRIPLPPAEQIPGIESVESIEGAETLFRWQVPRTQIAISKMQEGPRRGEFLFSAETVSRAPELYEKVRMHAYRSDEPAVSDGFYDFWLSSPGNPVVAALVEWMPKSFQRREFGMSIWQWISVLLMIPICLTLMLLFFRWGRCRGQRARGHSLPQYWLSFGFFVVAALIPIGFKYFVWEYLSVRGGAIYTVNFCSDLAFLFGILGLIVGVSSRAAETMVALPQVAPGSLDANLIRIIFRVLGIVAAVIVFLEGGRYLGFPLTTLIASAGIGGLAIALSAQGLVKGLFGTVAVLLDKPYGVGERIVVKGHDGFVEEIGLRSTKIRTLAGHLISIPNDQMADAEIENIARRELIRRSSELHIPIDTSRVQVEMAVDRIRALLENHEGMDPEHPPRVFFGDITPSAFTIEMIYWYGPPDLWAFKAFNEKVNLAIFEAFEKNGIQFSLPFRHSYWKQDDQQGPLEVVLETTPRRE; encoded by the coding sequence ATGATTCGCTTTGGGGTCACGGTTCTGTGTATCGCTTTCTTGTCTGACATCGGTCGTGCTCAGGAAGCAATGCTCCCGCACCCGCTGGAACCATCGGACACTTCAACTCCATCCGCAACTTTGAATAGCCTGATCGACTCCTGCAATGAACTCCAACAACTGGTCATTGACGGGGCGGTTGTGGAAGAACGCGAGACAGAGGTCTTGCCGACGACGGAACGGATTCTCGACTGCCTCGATTTAGGCGCGCTACCAACCGAACTTCGTGGTACCGCGGGCATTCAGTCTGCTTTATTCCTCAAGGAAGTACTTGACCGCATTGACTTGCCGGACGACGTGGATATCCCGACGGCGGGACCGGAATTGGATCAAGCCGGGACGCCGTTTCGATGGCAGATACCCGGCACTCGCCTTGCAATCGCCAGTCCGGAGCAGAGATCTCGACCAAATACATTTTTGTTTACTCCGGAAACGGTGCGCCGGGCAGCTGAGTTCTATAGGGTGGCAAAACGCCTGCCGTACCGAGACACTGGACGCAGCGTATCACCCGGTCTTTATGATGCATACACGGCTGCGACCAAGAAGCAACCAACGCAGTCGACCGACACGTCGAGCCCGCGCGGTACGCTCACCTTATTTCTCGATTCCTGTAACGAACTTTACCTGCTGATCCAAAAACAACGGTATATCAAACGAGCCGATCCAGAGATTCAACGGCTTGGTCAGCGGATTATTTCATGCTTGGATCGCAGCCAACTGCCTGACTACTCGCGTGATTACTATGACGCGGAGGCAGCCGTTTGTCTCAAAGAAGTTCTCGATCGTATTCCGCTTCCTCCCGCGGAGCAGATTCCCGGAATCGAATCCGTTGAATCGATCGAAGGAGCGGAGACGCTGTTTCGTTGGCAGGTTCCCCGTACACAAATTGCGATTTCAAAAATGCAAGAGGGTCCTCGTCGCGGTGAATTCCTGTTCTCTGCGGAAACGGTATCCCGTGCGCCTGAACTCTATGAAAAAGTACGCATGCACGCCTACCGATCGGACGAGCCGGCGGTCTCCGATGGATTTTACGATTTTTGGCTATCAAGTCCTGGCAATCCGGTCGTCGCTGCCTTGGTGGAATGGATGCCGAAGTCGTTTCAACGACGTGAATTTGGAATGTCGATTTGGCAATGGATCAGTGTGCTGTTGATGATCCCGATTTGCTTGACGTTGATGCTGCTTTTCTTTCGCTGGGGACGATGTCGGGGCCAGCGTGCGCGTGGCCACAGCCTGCCGCAATATTGGTTGAGCTTTGGATTCTTTGTTGTCGCAGCGCTGATCCCCATTGGCTTTAAGTATTTCGTGTGGGAGTACTTAAGTGTCCGTGGCGGCGCTATCTATACGGTCAACTTTTGCTCCGATCTCGCCTTCCTGTTCGGTATCCTGGGACTGATCGTGGGTGTGAGTAGCCGGGCAGCGGAAACAATGGTTGCGCTGCCGCAGGTGGCACCTGGAAGTCTGGATGCAAACTTGATCCGGATCATCTTTCGCGTGCTCGGCATTGTTGCCGCCGTCATTGTATTCCTGGAAGGCGGCCGTTATCTCGGATTTCCGCTCACCACCCTGATCGCCAGTGCGGGCATCGGCGGATTGGCCATTGCCTTGTCAGCACAAGGTCTGGTGAAAGGTCTGTTCGGAACGGTCGCTGTTTTACTCGACAAACCCTACGGAGTTGGCGAGCGCATTGTGGTCAAAGGACACGACGGATTTGTCGAAGAAATTGGACTTCGCAGCACCAAGATCCGAACGCTAGCCGGTCACCTGATTTCGATTCCAAATGACCAGATGGCCGACGCGGAGATCGAGAATATCGCCAGACGAGAGCTTATTCGCCGCTCGAGCGAACTGCACATCCCGATCGATACGTCCCGTGTGCAGGTCGAAATGGCGGTTGATCGCATCCGTGCCCTGCTAGAAAACCACGAGGGAATGGATCCAGAACATCCACCGCGTGTCTTCTTTGGGGACATCACTCCCAGTGCATTCACCATCGAAATGATCTACTGGTACGGGCCTCCGGATCTCTGGGCATTCAAGGCGTTCAACGAGAAGGTCAATCTGGCTATCTTCGAGGCATTTGAAAAAAACGGCATCCAATTCTCACTTCCTTTTCGTCACTCCTATTGGAAGCAAGATGATCAGCAGGGCCCCTTGGAAGTTGTACTGGAAACAACACCAAGGCGAGAATGA
- the cls gene encoding cardiolipin synthase gives MNASTIGIIVHLLIEVLLIVRVMTRPHRDPASRIAWISVIAALPFLGMLIYLLFGETNIGRRRIQRMKQVIQQMPAVAAVCPEDANNARTEVPERFQHLFRTGQSINGFDVVGGNSASLMADSNATIESMVSDIDIATNHVHLLFYIWLPDHNGLKIVEALKRAAARGVTCRAMADDLGSRTMVHSQHWKDMQNAGVHVARALPIGNPLLRPFHGRIDLRNHRKILVIDGRVTYCGSQNCADPEFLVKAKFAPWVDAVLRFEGPIVRQNQHLFATDWMSYADEDIDDLLRSPIAAPDSGFPAQVIGTGPTVRYSAMPEVFASLFHAARHELTISTPYYVPNETMQNSLCAAARRGVKTTIIFPAKNDSWIVAGASRSYYPELLEAGVEVYEYVGGLLHTKSLTLDGEMTLIGSANMDRRSFDLNYENNILFYDPEMTNKVRARQQEYLSQARPVTRETVESWSLARRLFNNTLATLGPIL, from the coding sequence TTGAACGCAAGCACAATTGGCATCATCGTCCACCTTCTGATCGAAGTGCTACTGATCGTACGCGTGATGACCCGTCCACACCGTGACCCAGCGTCTCGCATTGCTTGGATCTCCGTGATCGCCGCGCTGCCTTTTCTGGGAATGCTGATCTACCTGCTGTTCGGCGAGACCAACATCGGTCGTCGTCGAATTCAACGGATGAAGCAAGTGATTCAGCAGATGCCGGCCGTTGCCGCGGTCTGCCCGGAGGATGCGAACAACGCCCGAACGGAAGTGCCCGAGCGTTTCCAACATCTGTTTCGGACCGGCCAATCCATCAATGGATTTGACGTCGTCGGGGGGAATTCGGCCAGCTTGATGGCTGATTCGAATGCCACGATCGAGTCGATGGTGTCGGATATCGATATCGCAACGAACCACGTGCACCTGTTGTTCTACATTTGGTTGCCGGACCACAACGGGCTAAAAATCGTTGAAGCGTTGAAGCGCGCGGCGGCCCGGGGAGTAACGTGCCGTGCCATGGCCGACGATCTGGGGTCGCGGACCATGGTTCACTCGCAACATTGGAAGGACATGCAGAATGCGGGCGTTCACGTCGCCCGGGCTTTACCGATCGGCAATCCCTTGTTGCGTCCGTTTCATGGTCGCATCGACTTGCGAAACCACCGCAAAATTCTCGTGATCGATGGGCGGGTGACTTATTGTGGTAGCCAGAACTGTGCCGACCCGGAATTTTTGGTCAAGGCAAAGTTCGCTCCCTGGGTAGACGCCGTGCTGCGATTCGAGGGACCGATCGTCCGACAGAACCAACATTTGTTCGCCACCGACTGGATGAGTTACGCAGACGAAGACATCGACGACCTTCTACGATCACCGATTGCCGCGCCCGATTCGGGCTTTCCCGCCCAAGTCATTGGCACCGGACCAACCGTGCGTTACTCGGCGATGCCCGAAGTTTTTGCATCGTTGTTTCATGCGGCCCGACACGAACTGACGATTTCGACGCCTTATTATGTGCCCAATGAGACGATGCAAAATTCGCTTTGCGCCGCGGCCCGACGAGGTGTCAAGACAACCATCATCTTTCCCGCCAAGAACGACTCGTGGATCGTGGCTGGGGCCAGTCGCAGTTACTACCCGGAATTGCTGGAAGCGGGTGTGGAAGTTTACGAATACGTCGGCGGACTTTTGCACACCAAATCCTTGACTTTGGATGGCGAGATGACGCTGATCGGCTCAGCGAATATGGATCGTCGCAGTTTCGATCTCAACTACGAAAATAACATCCTGTTTTACGATCCGGAGATGACGAACAAGGTGCGAGCGCGCCAGCAGGAGTACCTCTCTCAGGCTCGGCCCGTCACTCGCGAAACGGTGGAATCGTGGTCGCTCGCGCGACGGCTTTTCAATAACACGCTCGCCACTCTAGGCCCCATTTTGTAA
- a CDS encoding fumarate hydratase has product MSTPEFVYQELFEYGDDDTQYRRLTEDFVDVANFDGREVLQVKPDALTLLSRQAYHDINFFLRPAHLRQVAAILDDPEASDNDRMVALTMLKNADVASAGVLPFCQDTGTAIIMGKKGHAVWSQGDEAALAHGVYHAYTENNLRYSQNAPLTMWDEENTKTNLPAQIDLAACDGDSYKFLFVAKGGGSANKTYLYQETRAILNPNTLVDFLSEKMASLGTAACPPYHLAFVIGGSSAETNLKTVKLASTKYLDNLPTTGNALGRAFRDVELEAEMLKAAQKCGIGAQFGGKYFAIDVRVIRLPRHGASLPVGIGVSCSADRQAKGKITRDGVFLEQLEFEPLKYIPEELRHRKDEGAVRLDLRRPMDEILADLSRYPVQTRLLLSGPIIVARDIAHAKLKERLDSGQPLPDYLKQHPVYYAGPAKTPVGLPSGSFGPTTAGRMDAYVDLFQSNGGSLVMIAKGNRGRQVTEACHKHGGFYLGSIGGPAAILAKENIRKVEVVEFAELGMEAVWKIEVEDFPAFILVDNKGNDFFEHVGTGCAH; this is encoded by the coding sequence ATGTCTACACCTGAATTTGTCTATCAAGAATTGTTCGAGTACGGCGACGATGACACGCAGTATCGACGGTTGACGGAAGATTTCGTCGATGTCGCAAACTTCGACGGTCGTGAAGTGTTGCAGGTCAAGCCGGATGCGTTGACGCTGCTCAGTCGACAGGCGTACCACGATATCAACTTTTTTCTCCGTCCTGCTCACCTGCGACAAGTTGCCGCTATCCTGGATGATCCCGAAGCTTCGGACAACGATCGAATGGTCGCGCTAACGATGCTCAAGAACGCAGATGTTGCCAGTGCAGGGGTGTTGCCTTTCTGTCAGGACACGGGCACGGCGATCATCATGGGCAAAAAGGGGCATGCGGTCTGGTCACAAGGTGATGAAGCGGCACTGGCGCATGGTGTTTACCATGCCTACACCGAAAACAACCTTCGCTATTCGCAAAACGCTCCGCTGACGATGTGGGACGAAGAGAATACTAAGACCAACCTCCCCGCCCAGATCGACTTGGCAGCGTGCGATGGTGACAGTTACAAGTTTTTGTTTGTTGCCAAAGGTGGCGGTTCCGCCAACAAGACCTACCTGTATCAAGAAACGCGTGCCATTCTGAATCCCAACACCTTGGTTGATTTCTTGTCGGAAAAGATGGCATCGCTCGGCACCGCAGCATGCCCGCCGTATCACTTGGCTTTTGTGATCGGTGGCAGCAGCGCGGAAACCAACCTCAAGACGGTCAAGCTTGCCTCGACCAAGTACCTCGATAACCTGCCCACGACGGGCAATGCGCTTGGGCGGGCTTTCCGTGACGTCGAGCTTGAAGCCGAAATGTTGAAAGCGGCGCAGAAGTGCGGGATTGGTGCGCAATTCGGCGGCAAGTACTTTGCAATCGACGTTCGCGTCATTCGGTTGCCGCGTCACGGTGCGTCCTTGCCCGTGGGCATTGGTGTTTCGTGCAGCGCGGACCGGCAAGCCAAGGGCAAGATCACACGAGACGGCGTGTTCTTGGAACAGCTTGAGTTCGAACCGTTGAAGTATATCCCCGAAGAGCTGCGCCACCGCAAGGACGAAGGAGCGGTTCGGTTGGACTTGCGGCGACCGATGGACGAGATTCTGGCTGACCTCAGTCGCTATCCCGTTCAGACACGTCTGCTCTTGTCCGGGCCCATTATCGTTGCCCGCGACATCGCCCACGCAAAACTCAAAGAGCGTTTGGACTCGGGGCAGCCGCTGCCAGATTACCTGAAGCAGCATCCGGTGTATTATGCTGGGCCCGCAAAAACGCCTGTGGGATTGCCAAGCGGATCGTTCGGCCCAACTACTGCAGGGCGGATGGACGCCTACGTGGATCTGTTCCAAAGCAATGGTGGTTCTTTGGTGATGATCGCGAAAGGCAACCGAGGCCGCCAAGTTACCGAAGCGTGTCACAAGCATGGCGGTTTCTACCTCGGAAGTATCGGTGGCCCCGCAGCGATCTTGGCGAAAGAGAACATTCGCAAAGTCGAAGTCGTGGAGTTTGCGGAATTGGGGATGGAAGCGGTTTGGAAGATCGAAGTGGAAGATTTCCCTGCCTTCATTCTGGTCGATAACAAAGGCAACGATTTCTTCGAGCACGTCGGCACCGGTTGCGCCCATTAG
- a CDS encoding HzsA-related protein: MMLRPPPFPVRWFLPLAMPVLGALLLLLSPLNGYAQPNADQAIDSLQRECTALGLAIDDLVDTFGSRYSGGRNYAARCESFQGELMRITDPPSAEALERLQVVLAQLRRDALLANPLVREQPILFVTRHQYAKDHHNSATMFQTGEINESSFRGGGTLKTIDLAHNEQVTTLIDLPEGIVRDPEVHFDAKTILVSLRQNPDDDYHLFELSLDDLEKRQLTAGAGVSDIDPVYLPDGRILFSSTREPKYCQCNRHIMCNLFTIDAEGRNLDQIGHSTLHEGHASLLSDGRVLYDRWEYVDRNFGDAQGLWVVNPDGTNHAVVYGNNTASPGGVLEGRGVPGTDYLLTTFSSCHDRPWGALALIDPSRSMDGKQAVLQTWPASAIDLVDVGNYDTFKKVHPKYEDPYPLSAHHFLCSRMVGDTEEMGIYLLDVFGNEVLIHQEGPGCFDPMPLAPRAMPAALPSRIDVTQQNGTFYVGDVYVGSGMEQIQRGTVKWLRVIEVPEKRYWTHESWNGSGTQAPAMAFDDFNNKRILGTVPVESDGSAYFSIPADRFVYFQLLDADGMMVQSMRSGTMVRPGETTGCVGCHDNRHQTLAPGSERIAMQRLPSELIPWYGPPRNFSYTQEVQPVFDKNCISCHDYDQIAGDPLNLAGDRGLVFNTSYLELRNKNMVRTVGAGPATIQSPKSWGAHASRLAEVLRQGHGTPEIDSTYQLDPEAIDRVITWIDINAPYYPQYASAYPKNRYGRSPLTRDELSRLSELTQMDLSKQENASQISFTRPQKSPCLAVLRQRDAAGYHEAIELIQEAARRLTERPRADMPGFRLGGIDAERERKYQASRLRDSTSHVSSALGTQGP, translated from the coding sequence ATGATGCTTCGGCCCCCCCCATTTCCAGTGCGTTGGTTTCTGCCTTTGGCTATGCCGGTCCTGGGGGCGTTGTTGTTGTTGTTGTCGCCGCTCAACGGCTATGCGCAACCCAACGCCGACCAAGCGATCGATTCGCTGCAGCGTGAATGCACTGCTCTCGGATTGGCGATTGATGATCTTGTCGACACGTTCGGAAGTCGTTATTCGGGTGGCCGGAACTACGCGGCACGCTGCGAATCGTTCCAAGGGGAGTTGATGCGGATCACGGACCCGCCAAGTGCCGAAGCATTGGAACGATTGCAGGTTGTGCTTGCTCAATTGCGTCGCGACGCGTTATTGGCAAATCCGCTGGTTCGCGAGCAACCGATCCTGTTCGTCACAAGGCATCAATATGCAAAAGATCATCACAACAGCGCGACGATGTTCCAAACGGGCGAAATCAACGAATCGAGTTTTCGAGGGGGCGGGACACTGAAGACGATTGATTTGGCCCACAACGAACAAGTCACCACCTTGATCGATTTGCCCGAGGGAATCGTTCGTGATCCGGAGGTTCACTTCGATGCGAAAACCATTTTGGTGTCCCTCAGACAGAATCCAGATGACGACTACCATCTTTTTGAACTGTCCCTCGATGATCTAGAAAAACGACAACTCACCGCGGGTGCAGGCGTTTCAGACATCGACCCCGTCTACCTTCCGGACGGGCGAATCCTGTTCAGTTCCACGCGCGAGCCGAAGTACTGTCAATGCAACCGCCACATCATGTGCAATCTGTTCACGATCGATGCGGAGGGTCGGAATCTCGATCAAATCGGGCACAGCACGCTTCACGAAGGTCACGCTTCACTGCTTAGTGATGGGCGAGTGCTTTACGATCGCTGGGAATACGTCGACCGCAACTTTGGTGATGCCCAGGGACTTTGGGTGGTCAATCCAGACGGCACCAATCACGCGGTCGTTTATGGCAACAACACGGCCTCGCCCGGCGGAGTCTTGGAAGGACGCGGTGTCCCCGGTACCGACTATCTTCTGACGACGTTTTCTTCATGCCATGATCGCCCTTGGGGAGCATTGGCGTTGATCGACCCCAGTCGTTCCATGGATGGAAAGCAGGCGGTGCTGCAAACCTGGCCCGCATCCGCGATCGATTTGGTTGACGTCGGCAACTACGATACGTTCAAAAAAGTGCATCCCAAGTACGAGGATCCCTATCCGCTTTCCGCTCACCATTTCTTGTGTTCTCGAATGGTGGGTGACACAGAGGAAATGGGAATCTATTTGCTGGATGTGTTCGGCAATGAAGTGTTGATTCACCAGGAAGGCCCCGGTTGCTTCGATCCTATGCCGCTTGCACCGCGTGCAATGCCAGCAGCGTTGCCGTCACGAATCGACGTGACCCAACAGAACGGCACCTTTTATGTGGGTGATGTCTATGTGGGCTCGGGAATGGAACAGATCCAACGCGGGACCGTGAAGTGGTTGAGAGTGATTGAGGTACCGGAAAAGCGATACTGGACTCATGAATCATGGAACGGCAGCGGTACGCAAGCACCGGCGATGGCGTTTGACGATTTTAACAATAAACGCATTCTTGGGACGGTTCCCGTTGAAAGCGATGGTAGCGCCTACTTTTCTATCCCAGCGGACCGGTTTGTCTATTTCCAACTGCTTGATGCCGACGGGATGATGGTCCAGTCGATGCGCAGTGGCACGATGGTGCGTCCAGGAGAAACAACCGGTTGCGTCGGATGTCACGACAATCGACATCAAACGCTTGCCCCCGGCAGCGAACGAATTGCGATGCAACGTCTGCCAAGCGAACTGATTCCGTGGTATGGTCCGCCGAGAAATTTCAGTTACACGCAAGAGGTCCAACCGGTCTTTGACAAAAACTGCATCTCCTGTCACGACTATGATCAAATCGCTGGCGATCCGTTGAACCTTGCCGGCGATCGTGGCTTGGTCTTCAACACTTCGTATCTTGAACTGCGCAACAAGAACATGGTCCGTACGGTCGGTGCGGGACCCGCGACGATCCAGTCGCCGAAAAGCTGGGGGGCTCACGCGAGCCGTTTGGCCGAGGTGCTTCGACAGGGGCACGGTACCCCGGAGATCGACTCGACCTATCAGCTTGATCCCGAAGCGATTGATCGCGTGATCACATGGATCGATATCAACGCACCTTATTACCCGCAATACGCCAGTGCCTATCCGAAGAATCGATATGGCCGATCTCCATTGACTCGAGACGAGCTTTCGCGGCTTAGCGAATTGACTCAAATGGACCTCTCGAAGCAGGAAAATGCGTCGCAGATCAGCTTCACACGCCCGCAGAAAAGTCCTTGCTTGGCGGTGCTTCGCCAGCGCGATGCTGCGGGCTATCACGAAGCGATCGAGTTGATTCAAGAGGCCGCAAGGCGGTTGACCGAGCGGCCTCGTGCTGACATGCCTGGATTTCGTTTGGGCGGTATCGATGCGGAACGTGAGCGCAAGTATCAAGCGAGCCGACTTCGTGATTCCACGTCCCACGTCTCCTCGGCGTTGGGCACGCAAGGACCGTAG
- a CDS encoding sulfatase family protein: MSPLLNLQLALLLAAVVGIAGQTTAEEAKRLPNLVLIFTDDQGYQDLGCFGSATIKTPHLDKMAAQGLRLTSFYAQPVCGVSRAALMTGSYPIRIAEPGNIKRLHTVPHSKETTIAEVLRRAGYATGMIGKWHLGLDQKGVPGGMDPETTPNAQGFDYFYGTPKYNGYTVYVDDVDMRVPIMRNQEVVVEAVEDWDHITATYTDEAIRWIEAHQQQPFFLYLAHNMPHIPLGASEKFKGNSDAGFYGDCIEEIDWSCGEILKTLKQLGIDDNTLVVFTSDNGPWVETTRAMEPRGEAFIPRDHSGNADPLRGWKMSAWDGGCRVPFIARWPGKIPAGWESDEMLSTMDLMPTFASLAGAMLPDVDLDGKDATDFLTRKIEQSPRDEYLYYSGCLLTGVRSGSWKLVLPRSESPAGLGWWGRMIEEVPDPLLFNLDDDPGEVSNVANDHPRIVASLMKRIERARSELGDIDHPGSSARSFDDGPRKLQRPLH, from the coding sequence ATGTCCCCCCTCCTCAACCTTCAACTTGCACTGCTCTTGGCGGCCGTTGTCGGTATCGCTGGCCAGACTACGGCAGAGGAGGCAAAACGTCTGCCGAACCTCGTTTTGATTTTCACGGATGATCAAGGCTACCAGGACCTTGGATGTTTTGGGTCCGCAACGATCAAGACACCGCATTTGGACAAGATGGCGGCCCAAGGTTTGCGGCTCACAAGCTTCTACGCCCAACCCGTGTGTGGTGTATCGCGTGCGGCGCTGATGACAGGATCGTATCCCATTCGGATCGCAGAACCGGGGAACATCAAACGACTGCACACCGTACCGCATTCAAAGGAAACGACGATTGCAGAAGTCCTAAGAAGGGCCGGCTACGCCACGGGGATGATTGGTAAATGGCACCTGGGCTTGGACCAAAAGGGCGTGCCCGGTGGCATGGATCCCGAGACCACACCCAATGCCCAAGGCTTCGATTACTTCTATGGCACGCCGAAGTACAACGGGTACACCGTCTACGTCGATGACGTCGACATGCGAGTTCCCATTATGCGGAACCAGGAAGTCGTCGTCGAGGCGGTCGAAGACTGGGATCACATCACTGCGACTTACACAGACGAGGCGATTCGCTGGATCGAGGCACACCAACAGCAGCCCTTCTTTTTGTACCTCGCCCACAACATGCCTCACATTCCTCTCGGTGCATCGGAAAAGTTCAAGGGCAACTCCGATGCGGGTTTTTATGGCGACTGCATCGAAGAGATTGATTGGTCGTGTGGAGAGATCCTCAAGACGCTGAAGCAGCTTGGCATCGACGACAACACGTTGGTGGTGTTTACTTCCGACAATGGCCCTTGGGTGGAAACGACTCGTGCAATGGAACCCCGCGGCGAAGCCTTCATTCCTCGCGATCACTCGGGTAACGCGGATCCGCTGCGCGGTTGGAAAATGTCGGCATGGGACGGTGGTTGCCGTGTTCCCTTTATCGCGCGTTGGCCCGGCAAGATTCCCGCTGGGTGGGAATCCGATGAGATGCTCAGCACGATGGATTTGATGCCTACGTTTGCGTCCCTCGCGGGCGCAATGCTTCCGGATGTCGACTTAGATGGAAAAGATGCAACCGATTTCTTGACCCGAAAGATAGAACAGAGTCCCCGAGACGAATACCTTTACTACTCAGGGTGTTTGTTGACGGGGGTAAGAAGTGGTTCGTGGAAATTGGTCTTGCCAAGATCCGAATCACCGGCGGGACTGGGTTGGTGGGGCCGGATGATCGAAGAGGTGCCCGACCCACTGCTTTTCAATTTGGACGACGATCCTGGTGAAGTGTCCAACGTCGCAAACGATCATCCCCGTATCGTCGCGTCGCTGATGAAACGAATCGAACGGGCGCGAAGCGAACTGGGCGACATCGATCATCCAGGGAGCAGCGCTAGGAGTTTTGACGACGGCCCCCGAAAACTGCAACGGCCCCTTCACTAA